GGAGGTTGAGGGTGAGATTCAGCCTGAAGTTGGAACACAAAGGGAGGAGGTTCAGGGTGATTTTGATGCTGCACAAGTTGGTAGAGAAATGGAGGAGGCTGAGGGTGAGGTACAGGCTGATGGTCATGGTGAACAAGTTCAGGGTGAGGGTGACATTGAGGCTGAAGTTGGTAAACAGTCAGTAGAGGAGGACAAAGTACATCATGTAGATGAGGCTGAAGTACATGATGTACATGATTTTGAGCTACAGAATGTACATGAAGATGACGATGAGGATGAGGGTGGacatgatggtgatgatgaggGTGGACAAGATGCTGGTGATGaatatgaagatgaagatgaaaatgtagATGACTCTATTAGTGAAGAAAGTGAAAGTCTAGTTGATGTCAGGGTTGAATGTGACATGGGGACTTCTAAAGGACAACCTTGCAATCCAGAAGGTGAATGTTCAATGACAAGTGATAATGATGAAGTACATGATGTTCGTGGCTTGTCTGACATTGAGTGGGTGTCAGATAAGTTGGATAGTGGTCCAGACAGTGAGGATGATGATGCTACCATTCCCAAAACTTTTTTCCCCCACATTTACTCTGCCTAAAAGTTTGGGCGAAtattgtgacacccgggcactgacgaggacggggagtgatcgccggtgctagaggcatggtgtagggggcacggacaaggagcggctcctggcaggcttccagtggaaggggtacatggatgaatcgaacatacatcggaatgagagggatctagagactgtataggtatgggactataNNNNNNNNNNNNNNNNNNNNNNNNNNNNNNNNNNNNNNNNNNNNNNNNNNNNNNNNNNNNNNNNNNNNNNNNNNNNNNNNNNNNNNNNNNNNNNNNNNNNNNNNNNNNNNNNNNNNNNNNNNNNNNNNNNNNNNNNNNNNNNNNNNNNNNNNNNNNNNNNNNNNNNNNNNNNNNNNNNNNNNNNNNNNNNNNNNNNNNNNNNNNNNNNNNNNNNNNNNNNNNNNNNNNNNNNNNNNNNNNNNNNNNNNNNNNNNNNNNNNNNNNNNNNNNNNNNNNNNNNNNNNNNNNNNNNNNNNNNNNNNNNNNNNNNNNNNNNNNNNNNNNNNNNNNNNNNNNNNNNNNNNNNNNNNNNNNNNNNNNNNNNNNNNNNNNNNNNNNNNNNNNNNNNNNNNNNNNNNNNNNNNNNNNNNNNNNNNNNNNNNNNNNNNNNNNNNNNNNNNNNNNNNNNNNNNNNNNNNNNNNNNNNNNNNNNNNNNNNNNNNNNNNNNNNNNNNNNNNNNNNNNNNNNNNNNNNNNNNNNNNNNNNNNNNNNNNNNNNNNNNNNNNNNNNNNNNNNNNNNNNNNNNNNNNNNNNNNNNNNNNNNNNNNNNNNNNNNNNNNNNNNNNNNNNNNNNNNNNNNNNNNNNNNNNNNNNNNNNNNNNNNNNNNNNNNNNNNNNNNNNNNNNNNNNNNNNNNNNNNNNNNNNNNNNNNNNNNNNNNNNNNNNNNNNNNNNNNNNNNNNNNNNNNNNNNNNNNNNNNgttgaaggatagcttaaaggaattgatttggctactcatatcaacaaatgcatttgcttttcggtagcctaactcataagaactccatggttaagtgtACTTAGCCTaaagtaattatgggatgggtgaccttccgggaagttttctcggaaagtgtgtgagtgaggacaaagcacactagaaagcctcgtgttgatgtgtgggggcagtcaatagtCCTTGTAAGTTGCCGAGGCGTTACAAATATAAATGGGAAGTTGGAACTTATTTCACTGACAAAAAGGAATTCACTGATGCAATTAGGACATATGCACTGAGTAATGgcagaaatttaaaattgattaagaatGACAAGAAGAGGGTTACTGTAAAATGTTTGGGGGCCAATGGTAAATGCAAATGGTATGCTTATTGTGCGTATATTTGTCTTGACAAGTCCTGGCAGTTAAGAAAAGTTATTGATGATCACATGTGTAATAGAGATTTCAATGTGAAGTTGATAACTACCAAATGGCTAAGTGAAAGGATGGAAAAAACTATCAGAGAGAACCCTAATATTAAGGTGATGGACATTAGGGAGAAACTGAGTAGGAAATGGAATGTAGCAATCTCTAGCCCTTGCCGTTAATTTTAGTGGACGACGTTAATTTTAGTGTATTATGGCATGTTGACCAAGCAATTAATTATGATGTGTCGCTTGgtggaatttattttatttattttattttaagttttaaaacaaattagggtttcttcttGATGTTGTGTTCTTCCTGTGTTGTTCAGCGGGCTCAAGGTATCGTCGGTGGTGGTGGACTCCGCCGCAAAGAAAAAGATGGCCACCATTGTCGCTGGGATCTCGAAGGTCTCCGATGCACTAGTTGGGTCCAAGAGTGCGAGGAAGAATTAGGATGAGCAATCCCTTGCCAACTGGGATCTCAACCTCTCACACAACGCAAAACAACCTTAGATTCTCCGAGCCAgaaacctatttttattttctccctTTGTTGTAACATTGAGACTCAGACTCGTTGCTATTTTGTCGTTGTTGATTGTACCCATCATGGTTCTGATTCCAGATTTCACTTTAGGTAGGTCTTTCCTTCTTCACTCTCTCTTTATAGATCCTTTTCTTCTCCCAACTGGGAATTTCGCCACTGTAATTCCTTCCTCATGCGCATGCCACAACACACCACATAAAGTTCTCTGCCTTgggtttatattttgtttgttgagAAAATGCCCCAGAAATTCATAACAGTGTTCAACTCTTATTGTTACACACATTGCTTCTACCCAAAGATGAGATCACCACTTCATTCTCCAGATCGTTTTCCTCATGATGTGGGTCTACTTTCTCTCGTTACTCTTAGCAGTAACATTTGACTTTCGGGGCGCAATGTGTGTGGCATCGGTGCTATGTGTGGTTTTTTTTACTCGGAAATCATAAGGTTCCCGaccgagtttttttttttccgtgtttttattttgttgagtGCTAGTTCTCTGCTTGATTAGTGGCCAAAATGGTCGAGGAAGCTTccatttttcaataatatatttggtttttCAATCCTGGGGCATTCTTTATTCTACCAAAAAATAAATGTCAGCTTGTTGTTGTGTAAGACCTTGAGCAATTTCTGTTTACTTAATCGATTTTTAATTTGGAGCAATGGATCCAGGGTCTCTTTCTTCCTGGATTACAGATTGGCACAAGTTGGAGTTGGTGTTGAAGGGGAGAGGAAGGGGAAGGGGAAGGGGAGAAGGTTTCCACACAACGAGATTTTACACTATCACGTGTTAATTAAAAGACAACTCAGCATGCCACCTCGCCACAAAATTAACGCCACCCCTTGCTATTTAACGACAAGGACATTATTGGttcaattttaccaaaacaAGAAATCAATTGAGCACTTTTAGAATATGAGgacctaattaaaataaatccgCAAATATAAAGACCTCCAAACCTAttaaacttaagaaaaaaaatgaattgagCTTATTCTGATATTTCTCATAaaactgttttgttttttaaaatataatagctCATTCCCCTTTTTCTTAATACACGGCCTACTCTTAttactatttaataatatatatatatatatatatatatatatatatatatatttatatatttatatttgtttaatatttaatatttttttaaaactacctaaataaactcatttaaaattttcatatcgATTTTACata
This DNA window, taken from Vigna radiata var. radiata cultivar VC1973A chromosome 5, Vradiata_ver6, whole genome shotgun sequence, encodes the following:
- the LOC106760702 gene encoding uncharacterized protein LOC106760702 → MEEVEGEIQPEVGTQREEVQGDFDAAQVGREMEEAEGEVQADGHGEQVQGEGDIEAEVGKQSVEEDKVHHVDEAEVHDVHDFELQNVHEDDDEDEGGHDGDDEGGQDAGDEYEDEDENVDDSISEESESLVDVRVECDMGTSKGQPCNPEGECSMTSDNDEVHDVRGLSDIEWVSDKLDSGPDSEDDDATIPKTFFPHIYSA